A single window of Deltaproteobacteria bacterium DNA harbors:
- a CDS encoding AAA family ATPase, whose translation MLKRLQLVGVGPAPRMQVEFGDRLNLLTGDNGLGKSFLLDAAWWALTRNWAGNAARPRDEAPTASIAVRVKARTNAVETKWVFRHPQQSWVKSQGRPVMPGVVVYARVDGGFSVWDPTRHYWRIAPSVGVDDPDRLPALHFESSALWNGLEKNGRRTCEGLIRDWVLWQTSNDSSLFDNLKQVLRALSSPEEPIEPDQPVRVSLDDGFDTPTIRTSYDRRVPLTHASAAVRRVCGLAYLLVWAWREHIKGSKVLRKRPENRLVLLIDEPETHLHPKWQRAIIPAVFRAAKAMMQLEQVKIQLIAATHSPLVLASVEPEFDPKTDSLIDLQIVPPKNGGFAKVEANTVEWQRRGDVTAWLTSEIFELRQARSREAEEAIEQASKLLSASPPDSKALKELDRRLRKLLGELDSFWIGWRYAGEKGGWLKRNGSVK comes from the coding sequence ATGCTCAAGAGGCTTCAGCTTGTCGGCGTCGGGCCCGCGCCCCGGATGCAGGTCGAATTCGGCGATCGACTCAATCTTCTCACCGGCGACAACGGGCTGGGCAAGTCCTTTCTGCTTGATGCCGCGTGGTGGGCGCTGACCCGAAACTGGGCGGGAAATGCCGCGCGACCGCGTGACGAGGCCCCCACGGCCTCGATAGCCGTGAGAGTCAAAGCCAGAACAAACGCTGTTGAAACCAAGTGGGTGTTTCGACACCCACAGCAATCGTGGGTGAAATCCCAAGGACGACCGGTCATGCCGGGAGTCGTTGTGTACGCCCGCGTGGATGGGGGATTTTCCGTTTGGGATCCGACGCGTCACTATTGGCGGATAGCGCCATCCGTCGGCGTGGATGACCCCGATCGACTCCCCGCACTTCACTTCGAATCCTCGGCTTTGTGGAACGGACTCGAAAAAAACGGACGAAGGACTTGCGAGGGACTCATTCGCGATTGGGTGCTCTGGCAGACGTCCAACGATTCGAGTTTGTTCGACAATTTGAAACAGGTGCTTCGCGCACTGTCATCCCCCGAGGAACCGATCGAACCGGATCAGCCGGTACGGGTCTCCCTCGATGATGGCTTTGACACGCCGACCATTCGCACGAGCTACGACCGTCGGGTTCCATTGACGCACGCGTCGGCGGCCGTTCGAAGAGTCTGTGGACTTGCGTATCTGCTCGTATGGGCCTGGCGCGAACACATCAAGGGCTCAAAGGTTCTTCGAAAGAGACCGGAGAATCGACTCGTTCTGCTAATTGACGAACCGGAGACGCACCTGCATCCCAAATGGCAACGAGCAATCATCCCGGCGGTCTTCCGCGCCGCGAAAGCCATGATGCAGCTCGAGCAGGTGAAGATCCAACTGATCGCGGCCACGCATTCTCCGCTCGTTTTGGCGTCCGTCGAACCCGAGTTCGATCCCAAAACGGATTCGCTGATCGACCTTCAGATCGTTCCCCCGAAGAACGGCGGATTCGCGAAAGTCGAAGCCAATACCGTCGAGTGGCAACGGCGCGGCGACGTGACCGCTTGGCTGACAAGCGAAATCTTCGAACTGCGTCAGGCGCGCTCCCGCGAAGCGGAAGAGGCCATCGAGCAGGCGTCCAAATTGCTGTCGGCGTCGCCTCCGGATTCGAAAGCTCTGAAAGAACTCGACCGACGTCTGCGAAAACTACTCGGAGAACTGGATTCGTTCTGGATCGGGTGGCGATACGCGGGAGAGAAGGGCGGCTGGTTGAAGCGAAACGGCTCCGTGAAATGA
- a CDS encoding MATE family efflux transporter, translated as MKKLIAHTKRITGVEPPWRLITHLAAPAMGMMYLIWGFNFVDTAFAGRLGDVALAGLSTGAFLMWMVFGFANLVSMGTAAIVSRRIGEHDIHEAERTAYQSLLLTVLVSIVYGAVTWHFAPDIFARLMKVTPEVHAVGWSYLRWVLASAPFAFLFLTSGQIFFATGDTVRPMQLMVLALVVTFVFDWVFMFGNLGAPKLGTEGAGIAFAASRVAYVAVALTILLWPKPHGFTVRAHGRPWPDWNVFGRICVIGLPQAVEGVLFPLVYMFLTRYTTAHGTENVAALRIGHTVEGLIFFGSMGMGATIRPIVGQNLGAKNPRRAMAAGWTALGLLAIPASIYAAALIFAPHVVASVFASDPAVIEASSGYLRIVGWSQIFMACELVLIGVFSGAGYTWVPMAIVIPLTLARAPLAAWLEPMIGVDGVWWAISISTIAKGVVLAFVFSLGAWTRKKV; from the coding sequence ATGAAAAAACTCATCGCCCATACCAAACGCATCACCGGGGTCGAGCCCCCGTGGCGGCTCATCACGCACCTCGCCGCCCCGGCGATGGGCATGATGTATCTGATCTGGGGCTTCAACTTCGTGGACACCGCGTTCGCCGGGCGGCTGGGCGACGTCGCGCTGGCGGGCCTCTCCACCGGCGCGTTCCTCATGTGGATGGTCTTCGGTTTCGCGAACCTCGTGTCGATGGGCACCGCCGCCATCGTGTCGCGGCGTATCGGCGAGCACGACATCCACGAGGCCGAGCGCACCGCGTATCAGAGCCTGTTGCTCACCGTGCTCGTTTCGATCGTGTACGGCGCGGTGACGTGGCACTTCGCGCCCGACATTTTCGCGCGCCTCATGAAGGTCACGCCCGAGGTGCACGCGGTGGGGTGGTCGTACCTGCGCTGGGTGCTTGCGTCCGCGCCGTTCGCGTTCCTGTTTCTCACGTCGGGCCAGATCTTTTTTGCGACCGGCGACACGGTGCGTCCCATGCAGCTCATGGTGCTCGCGCTCGTCGTCACCTTTGTCTTCGACTGGGTCTTCATGTTCGGAAATCTCGGCGCGCCGAAACTCGGCACCGAGGGCGCGGGCATCGCGTTCGCCGCGTCGCGCGTCGCCTACGTCGCCGTCGCGCTGACGATTTTGTTGTGGCCCAAGCCCCACGGTTTCACCGTGCGCGCGCATGGTCGCCCATGGCCCGACTGGAACGTATTCGGGCGCATCTGCGTGATCGGCCTGCCGCAGGCGGTGGAGGGCGTGCTGTTTCCGCTCGTGTACATGTTCCTGACGCGCTACACCACGGCGCACGGCACCGAAAACGTCGCGGCGCTGCGCATCGGCCACACGGTGGAAGGGCTCATCTTTTTCGGCTCGATGGGCATGGGCGCGACGATCCGGCCCATCGTCGGGCAGAACCTCGGCGCGAAAAATCCGCGCCGCGCCATGGCCGCGGGATGGACGGCGCTGGGCCTGCTGGCGATTCCCGCGTCGATCTACGCCGCCGCGCTGATCTTCGCACCGCATGTCGTGGCGTCGGTGTTCGCGAGCGACCCCGCGGTGATCGAGGCGTCGTCGGGCTATCTGCGCATCGTGGGCTGGTCCCAGATCTTCATGGCGTGCGAACTCGTGCTGATCGGCGTGTTCTCCGGCGCGGGCTACACCTGGGTGCCGATGGCGATCGTCATTCCGCTCACGCTCGCCCGTGCGCCGTTGGCTGCGTGGCTGGAGCCGATGATCGGCGTCGACGGCGTGTGGTGGGCGATCTCCATCTCCACCATCGCCAAGGGCGTCGTGCTCGCGTTCGTGTTTTCGCTCGGCGCGTGGACGCGAAAGAAGGTGTGA
- a CDS encoding type II toxin-antitoxin system Phd/YefM family antitoxin yields MRSLRLNEDVVPAKDFKARLSAWLAHVSKTRRPLLITLNGKPAGVLIDPRDFDEAQERARFHEAVRQGMDDAEAGRFVTDRELDALLDAAIEKGRR; encoded by the coding sequence ATGCGTTCGCTACGACTCAATGAGGATGTGGTTCCGGCGAAGGACTTCAAAGCCCGGCTCTCGGCGTGGCTCGCGCATGTGTCGAAGACTCGCCGCCCTCTCCTGATCACGCTCAACGGCAAGCCTGCCGGCGTTCTGATCGATCCGCGCGACTTCGACGAAGCACAGGAACGCGCTCGTTTCCACGAAGCTGTGCGTCAGGGTATGGACGACGCCGAGGCGGGCCGGTTCGTGACCGATCGCGAACTGGACGCTTTGCTCGATGCCGCGATCGAGAAGGGACGCCGATGA
- a CDS encoding type II toxin-antitoxin system RelE/ParE family toxin, producing MNVRWTRRAAFDLAAIATFIVADNPVAAKRLVKSIRASAKKLARFPRMGRVVPEFGDETVREIVVGNYRIVYRIGEKTIDVLTVFEGHRLMPVDLRAPDGSD from the coding sequence ATGAACGTCCGCTGGACGCGGCGCGCCGCCTTCGACCTCGCGGCAATTGCCACGTTCATCGTCGCGGACAACCCGGTCGCGGCGAAGCGGCTGGTAAAATCCATCCGCGCCTCCGCGAAGAAACTCGCGCGGTTTCCGCGGATGGGCCGCGTCGTCCCTGAATTCGGGGACGAGACGGTCCGTGAGATCGTCGTCGGGAACTACCGCATCGTTTATCGCATCGGGGAGAAAACAATCGACGTCCTCACGGTTTTCGAGGGACATCGGTTGATGCCGGTCGATCTTCGCGCACCGGACGGGTCCGACTGA
- a CDS encoding uroporphyrinogen-III synthase, whose translation MMNEIADHGLGRPLAGVRVVNTRAADQAGPLTERLGALGAIVHELPLIRIAPPDDPGALVRAVARLENYDWIVFTSVNAVEALWRAVKENDMCAADLLGVQIAAVGAATAARLTELGIRVDVVPEHFAAESLIPALKEATDPERLRFLLPRGDLARSFLPEALRDLGAAVDEIVAYRTVPDESSALRLRELVAAGEADAVVFTSSSTVENFVAMLGAPLAREISSRAVFASIGPQTSKTLADFGLPCAVEAVPHDVPGLADALARHFARR comes from the coding sequence ATGATGAATGAAATCGCCGACCATGGCCTCGGTCGACCGCTCGCGGGCGTGCGCGTCGTCAACACCCGCGCGGCGGATCAGGCCGGTCCGCTCACCGAGCGCCTCGGGGCGCTGGGCGCGATCGTCCACGAACTTCCCTTGATCCGCATCGCGCCGCCCGACGATCCGGGCGCACTGGTCCGCGCGGTGGCGCGTCTCGAAAACTACGACTGGATCGTGTTCACGAGCGTGAACGCGGTCGAGGCGCTATGGCGCGCCGTGAAGGAAAACGACATGTGCGCCGCGGACCTGCTGGGCGTGCAGATCGCGGCGGTGGGCGCGGCGACGGCGGCGCGGCTCACGGAGCTTGGCATCCGCGTGGATGTCGTGCCCGAACACTTCGCGGCCGAATCGCTGATTCCCGCGCTCAAGGAGGCGACCGATCCGGAGCGGCTACGCTTCCTGCTTCCGCGCGGCGACCTCGCCCGCTCGTTCCTGCCCGAGGCCCTGCGCGATCTGGGCGCGGCGGTGGATGAGATCGTCGCGTACCGCACCGTGCCCGACGAGTCGTCCGCGCTGCGCCTGCGCGAACTGGTCGCCGCGGGCGAGGCCGACGCGGTGGTGTTCACCAGCTCGTCCACCGTGGAAAACTTCGTCGCTATGCTCGGCGCGCCGCTCGCCCGCGAGATCTCCTCGCGCGCGGTGTTCGCTTCGATCGGTCCGCAAACCAGCAAGACCCTTGCCGATTTCGGGTTGCCGTGCGCGGTCGAGGCCGTTCCCCACGATGTCCCCGGCCTTGCGGACGCGCTGGCCCGGCACTTCGCGCGACGCTGA